The following coding sequences lie in one Caloenas nicobarica isolate bCalNic1 chromosome 17, bCalNic1.hap1, whole genome shotgun sequence genomic window:
- the LIMK1 gene encoding LIM domain kinase 1 isoform X1, which yields MRLMLLCCTWRDEPMGEDEGTDLPVCASCGQGIYDGQYLQALNADWHADCFRCCECGASLSHQYYEKDGHLYCKRDYWARFGELCHGCSEQITKGLVMVAGEQKYHPECFSCLNCHTFIGDGDTYALVERSKLYCGHCYYQMVVTPVIEQILPESPASRIPHTVTLVSIPACSDGKRGFSVSIDQGCGTEHPRTVRVREVDPDCISPDMKNSIHVGDRILEINGTPISHVPLDEIDLLIQETSRLLQLTIEHDPHEPLARESGFACSPPPAPYTPLRSPAPPPCGEPSPTRQRAVTRSCSTDKSPGSGSVGSPASQRKDIGRSESLRVVSRAHRIFRPSDLIHGEVLGKGCFGQAIKVTHRETGEVMVMKELIRFDEETQRTFLKEVKVMRCLEHPNVLKFIGVLYKEKRLNFITEYIKGGTLRGLIKSMDSHYPWSQRVSFAKDIAAGMAYLHSMNIIHRDLNSHNCLVRENKSVVVADFGLARLMVDEKNQPEHLKNLKKPDRKKRYTVVGNPYWMAPEMINGRSYDEKVDIFSFGIVLCEIIGRVSADPDYLPRTTDFGLNVRGFLDRYYPPTCPPSFFPIAVCCCDLDPEKRPSFSKLEQWLETLRMHLEIHLPLSSQLEQLDRTFGETHRRGEGGLPAPPPR from the exons ATGAGGTtgatgctgctgtgctgcacctGGAGGGACGAGCCTATGGGAGAGGACGAAG GGACCGACCTGCCGGTGTGTGCGAGCTGCGGGCAGGGCATCTACGACGGGCAGTACCTGCAGGCGCTGAACGCCGACTGGCATGCTGACTGCTTCCG GTGCTGCGAGTGTGGGGCTTCCCTGTCCCACCAGTACTACGAGAAGGATGGGCACCTGTACTGCAAACGGGATTACTGGGCGCGTTTTGGGGAACTCTGCCACGGCTGCTCCGAGCAGATCACCAAGGGATTGGTCATG gtggctggggagcagaagTACCACCCCGAGTGCTTCAGCTGCCTCAACTGCCACACGTTCATCGGTGACGGGGACACCTACGCGCTGGTGGAGCGCTCCAAGCTCTACTG CGGGCACTGCTATTACCAGATGGTGGTGACACCGGTCATCGAGCAGATCCTGCCGGAGTCGCCAGCGTCCCGCATCCCACACACCGTCACCCTTGTCTCCATCCCCGCCTGCTCCGACGGCAAACGCGGCTTCTCCGTCTCCATCGACCAGGGCTGCGGCACCGAGCACCCCCGCACCGTCCGCGTCCGCGA AGTGGATCCTGACTGCATCAGCCCCGACATGAAGAACTCCATCCATGTGGGCGACCGCATCCTGGAGATCAATGGCACCCCCATCAGCCACGTCCCCCTGGATGAG ATCGACCTGCTGATCCAGGAGACCAGCCGCCTGCTCCAGCTGACCATCGAGCACGACCCCCACGAGCCCCTCGCCCGCGAGTCGGGGTTCGCCTGCAgcccccctcctgccccgtaCACCCCGCTGCGCTCCCCAGCGCCCCCGCCCTGCGGGGAGCCCAGCCCCACACGCCAGCGCGCCGTCAC gaggagctgcagcacgGACAAGTCTCCGGGCTCCGGCTCGGTCGGGTCACCCGCGTCCCAGCGCAAGGACATCGGGCGCTCTGAGTCCTTGCGCGTCGTCTCCCGCGCCCATCGCATCTTCCGTCCCTCCGACCTGATCCACGGCGAGGTGCTGGGCAAGGGCTGCTTCGGCCAGGCCATCAAG GTGACACATCGGGAGACAGGCGAGGTGATGGTCATGAAGGAGCTGATCCGCTTCGATGAGGAGACGCAGAGGACCTTCCTCAAAGAG GTGAAGGTGATGCGCTGCCTGGAGCACCCCAACGTGTTGAAGTTCATCGGGGTGCTGTACAAGGAGAAGAGACTCAACTTCATCACGGAGTACATCAAGGGGGGCACCTTGAGGGGCCTCATCAAGAGCATG gaCAGCCACTACCCCTGGAGCCAGCGGGTCAGCTTTGCCAAGGACATCGCCGCCGGCATG GCCTACCTGCACTCCATGAACATCATCCACCGCGACCTCAACTCTCACAACTGCCTGGTGCGGGAG AACAAGAGCGTGGTGGTGGCTGATTTTGGACTGGCTCGGCTGATGGTGGATGAGAAGAACCAACCCGAACATCTCAAGAACCTGAAGAAACCGGACCGCAAGAAGCGATACACAGTGGTGGGTAACCCGTACTGGATGGCCCCTGAGATGATCAATG GGAGGAGCTACGATGAGAAGGTGGACATCTTCTCCTTTGGTATTGTCCTGTGCGAG ATCATCGGCCGGGTGAGCGCTGACCCTGACTACCTGCCCCGCACCACCGACTTCGGCCTCAACGTCAGGGGCTTCCTGGACCGTTATTAcccccccacctgcccccccaGCTTCTTCCCCATCGCCGTCTGCTGCTGCGACCTGGACCCCGAGAAGCG GCCGTCCTTCAGCAAGCTGGAGCAGTGGCTGGAGACCCTCCGCATGCACCTGGAGATCCACCTGCCCCTCAGctcccagctggagcagctggaccGAACCTTTGGGGAGACACACCGGCGGGGCGAGGGGGGGCTGCCCGCACCCCCACCCCGATAG
- the LIMK1 gene encoding LIM domain kinase 1 isoform X2, whose product MLAAVLRKTHVLSAGAKCCECGASLSHQYYEKDGHLYCKRDYWARFGELCHGCSEQITKGLVMVAGEQKYHPECFSCLNCHTFIGDGDTYALVERSKLYCGHCYYQMVVTPVIEQILPESPASRIPHTVTLVSIPACSDGKRGFSVSIDQGCGTEHPRTVRVREVDPDCISPDMKNSIHVGDRILEINGTPISHVPLDEIDLLIQETSRLLQLTIEHDPHEPLARESGFACSPPPAPYTPLRSPAPPPCGEPSPTRQRAVTRSCSTDKSPGSGSVGSPASQRKDIGRSESLRVVSRAHRIFRPSDLIHGEVLGKGCFGQAIKVTHRETGEVMVMKELIRFDEETQRTFLKEVKVMRCLEHPNVLKFIGVLYKEKRLNFITEYIKGGTLRGLIKSMDSHYPWSQRVSFAKDIAAGMAYLHSMNIIHRDLNSHNCLVRENKSVVVADFGLARLMVDEKNQPEHLKNLKKPDRKKRYTVVGNPYWMAPEMINGRSYDEKVDIFSFGIVLCEIIGRVSADPDYLPRTTDFGLNVRGFLDRYYPPTCPPSFFPIAVCCCDLDPEKRPSFSKLEQWLETLRMHLEIHLPLSSQLEQLDRTFGETHRRGEGGLPAPPPR is encoded by the exons ATGCTGGCGGCGGTGCTGAGGAAGACCCACGTCCTGAGCGCCGGAGCCAA GTGCTGCGAGTGTGGGGCTTCCCTGTCCCACCAGTACTACGAGAAGGATGGGCACCTGTACTGCAAACGGGATTACTGGGCGCGTTTTGGGGAACTCTGCCACGGCTGCTCCGAGCAGATCACCAAGGGATTGGTCATG gtggctggggagcagaagTACCACCCCGAGTGCTTCAGCTGCCTCAACTGCCACACGTTCATCGGTGACGGGGACACCTACGCGCTGGTGGAGCGCTCCAAGCTCTACTG CGGGCACTGCTATTACCAGATGGTGGTGACACCGGTCATCGAGCAGATCCTGCCGGAGTCGCCAGCGTCCCGCATCCCACACACCGTCACCCTTGTCTCCATCCCCGCCTGCTCCGACGGCAAACGCGGCTTCTCCGTCTCCATCGACCAGGGCTGCGGCACCGAGCACCCCCGCACCGTCCGCGTCCGCGA AGTGGATCCTGACTGCATCAGCCCCGACATGAAGAACTCCATCCATGTGGGCGACCGCATCCTGGAGATCAATGGCACCCCCATCAGCCACGTCCCCCTGGATGAG ATCGACCTGCTGATCCAGGAGACCAGCCGCCTGCTCCAGCTGACCATCGAGCACGACCCCCACGAGCCCCTCGCCCGCGAGTCGGGGTTCGCCTGCAgcccccctcctgccccgtaCACCCCGCTGCGCTCCCCAGCGCCCCCGCCCTGCGGGGAGCCCAGCCCCACACGCCAGCGCGCCGTCAC gaggagctgcagcacgGACAAGTCTCCGGGCTCCGGCTCGGTCGGGTCACCCGCGTCCCAGCGCAAGGACATCGGGCGCTCTGAGTCCTTGCGCGTCGTCTCCCGCGCCCATCGCATCTTCCGTCCCTCCGACCTGATCCACGGCGAGGTGCTGGGCAAGGGCTGCTTCGGCCAGGCCATCAAG GTGACACATCGGGAGACAGGCGAGGTGATGGTCATGAAGGAGCTGATCCGCTTCGATGAGGAGACGCAGAGGACCTTCCTCAAAGAG GTGAAGGTGATGCGCTGCCTGGAGCACCCCAACGTGTTGAAGTTCATCGGGGTGCTGTACAAGGAGAAGAGACTCAACTTCATCACGGAGTACATCAAGGGGGGCACCTTGAGGGGCCTCATCAAGAGCATG gaCAGCCACTACCCCTGGAGCCAGCGGGTCAGCTTTGCCAAGGACATCGCCGCCGGCATG GCCTACCTGCACTCCATGAACATCATCCACCGCGACCTCAACTCTCACAACTGCCTGGTGCGGGAG AACAAGAGCGTGGTGGTGGCTGATTTTGGACTGGCTCGGCTGATGGTGGATGAGAAGAACCAACCCGAACATCTCAAGAACCTGAAGAAACCGGACCGCAAGAAGCGATACACAGTGGTGGGTAACCCGTACTGGATGGCCCCTGAGATGATCAATG GGAGGAGCTACGATGAGAAGGTGGACATCTTCTCCTTTGGTATTGTCCTGTGCGAG ATCATCGGCCGGGTGAGCGCTGACCCTGACTACCTGCCCCGCACCACCGACTTCGGCCTCAACGTCAGGGGCTTCCTGGACCGTTATTAcccccccacctgcccccccaGCTTCTTCCCCATCGCCGTCTGCTGCTGCGACCTGGACCCCGAGAAGCG GCCGTCCTTCAGCAAGCTGGAGCAGTGGCTGGAGACCCTCCGCATGCACCTGGAGATCCACCTGCCCCTCAGctcccagctggagcagctggaccGAACCTTTGGGGAGACACACCGGCGGGGCGAGGGGGGGCTGCCCGCACCCCCACCCCGATAG
- the ELN gene encoding elastin isoform X5, whose amino-acid sequence MARQAAAPLLPGVLLLLFSILPASQQGGVPGAIPGVGVPGAGFFPGAGLGGLGAGLGAAGKPPKPGAAGLFPGGAFPGGVFPGAPSAAALKAAAKAGVGIGGVGGLGVPGGLGVPGGLGVPTGAVVPGAVQPGVGAAVKPPKIPGAGIPGAFPGGVLPGAGVRFPGVGVLPGVPTGAGVKPKGPGAGAFAGIPGLGGFGGQQPGVPLGYPIKAPKLPGGYGLPYSTGKLPNGFGPGGIGAGIGAAGKAGYPTGTGVGAQAAAAKAAAKYGAGVLPGVGGVVPGVGVAPGAVPGVVPGVVPGVGVVPGVGVGGPAAAAAAAAKAAAKAGALAPGVVPGVGGVADLVPGVRGVPGVAGVVTPSAAAAAKAAKYGVGIGVPGIAGVPGVPGVPGVPGVPGVPGVPGVPGVAGVPGVPGVPGVPGVVPGVGVGVPDGAAAAAAAAKAAAKAAAFGAGRVPGVGVPGVGVPGVGVPGVGVPGVGVPGVGVPGVGVPGVGVPGLVPGVVPGVGAPAAAAAAKAAAKAAKFGVGGLAPGVGGLAPGIGGLAPGVGGLAPGVGGLAPGVVPGVGVPGVGVPAAAAKAAAKAAKFGAGVGGVPGAVPGVPGVPGVPGVPGVTPGVGVVPGLVPGVGVPGTGILPGAGIPQVGVQPGAKPPKFGVPGVGVPGVGGIPGGLGVGGLGVGGLGAGALFPGAAGKPPKPGFGVGGLQPGVGVPGFGVSPIFPGGVAGQLGFGGKPPKTFGGALGALGFRGGVGCAQGKYCGRKRK is encoded by the exons GTGCTGCGGGTCTCTTTCCCGGAGGCGCCTTCCCCGGCGGCGTCTTCCCTGGTGCTCCCTCCGCTGCTGCGCTTAAAGCTGCTGCGAAAGCTG GTGTTGGTATTGGTGGCGTGGGTGGACTTGGTGTTCCTGGTGGACTTGGCGTTCCTGGTGGCCTCGGGGTTCCTACAG GTGCAGTGGTACCAGGTGCGGTGCAGCCCGGGGTTGGTGCAGCAGTgaaaccccccaaaataccAG GTGCTGGGATTCCTGGAGCTTTCCCGGGCGGTGTCCTCCCTGGCGCAG GTGTCCGATTCCCTGGCGTAGGCGTGCTGCCCGGGGTACCCACAGGTGCTGGAGTCAAGCCCAAAGGTCCAG GAGCAGGAGCCTTCGCAGGAATCCCCG GACTAGGAGGTTTTGGAGGTCAGCAGCCCGGTGTCCCTCTGGGGTATCCCATCAAAGCTCCTAAGCTCCCAG gTGGCTATGGATTGCCTTACAGCACTGGTAAGCTGCCCAACG GCTTTGGGCCCGGCGGGATCGGAGCTGGCATCGGGGCGGCAGGGAAGGCAGGGTACCCCACCGGGACAG GAGTCGGAGCACAGGCGGCAGCAGCGAAAGCAGCAGCGAAATATG GAGCCGGTGTCCTCCCGGGAGTCGGAGGAGTGGTACCCGGTGTTGGCGTTGCCCCAGGAGCGGTACCCGGTGTTGTCCCAGGAGTGGTACCTGGTGTCGGCGTTGTCCCAGGAGTCGGAG TTGGAgggccagcagcagcggcagcagcggcggcaAAGGCAGCGGCGAAGGCAGGAGCTCTCG CTCCAGGAGTGGTGCCCGGTGTTGGCGGTGTTGCCGACTTGGTGCCCGGTGTCAGAGGTGTCCCCGGGGTGGCAG GAGTCGTGACACCCTCAGCAGCGGCGGCAGCAAAGGCAGCTAAGTACG GAGTTGGCATTGGCGTTCCTGGCATTGCAGGTGTTCCTGGTGTTCCTGGTGTTCCTGGCGTTCCCGGTGTTCCcggtgtccctggtgtccctggtgtccctggTGTCGCCGGTGTGCCCGGTGTGCCCGGTGTGCCTGGTGTGCCTGGCGTGGTGCCCGGTGTTGGAG TGGGTGTCCCAGATGGCgcggcagctgcagcagccgcaGCGAAGGCTGCAGCAAAAGCCGCGGCATTCG gagcagggcGTGTACCCGGTGTCGGTGTCCCCGGTGTCGGTGTGCCCGGTGTCGGTGTCCCCGGTGTCGGCGTGCCCGGTGTTGGCGTGCCTGGTGTCGGTGTGCCCGGAGTTGGTGTGCCTGGTGTCGGTGTGCCTGGTCTGGTGCCCGGAGTTGTACCAG gaGTCGGAGCTCCAgcggccgccgctgctgccAAAGCAGCTGCCAAAGCAGCCAAGTTCG GAGTGGGTGGCTTGGCTCCCGGTGTGGGTGGCCTGGCTCCTGGCATAGGCGGTCTAGCTCCTGGTGTGGGTGGCCTGGCTCCTGGTGTGGGTGGCCTGGCTCCTGGAGTGGTCCCCGGCGTTGGTGTcccag GGGTGGGAGTTCCAGCcgcagcagcaaaagcagcagcgaAAGCAGCCAAATTCG GTGCTGGGGTCGGAGGGGTGCCAGGTGCTGTTCCtggtgtccctggtgtccctggAGTGCCAGGAGTGCCAGGAGTGACACCCGGAGTCGGCGTCGTGCCCGGATTGGTGCCGGGTGTGGGGGTACCTGGTACTGGCATCCTCCCCGGGGCAG GCATCCCCCAAGTAGGGGTTCAACCTGGTGCTAAACCTCCCAAATTCG GTGTTCCCGGGGTTGGAGTCCCAGGGGTTGGCGGCATCCCAG GTGGCCTTGGAGTCGGTGGCCTTGGAGTTGGTGGGCTTGGTGCTG GAGCCTTgtttccaggagctgctgggaaacCTCCTAAGCCAG GTTTTGGTGTTGGGGGACTGCAGCCAG gGGTTGGAGTTCCGGGCTTTGGCGTGTCACCGATATTTCCAG GTGGGGTCGCTGGCCAGCTGGGATTCGGTG GGAAGCCCCCCAAGACCTTCGGAGGAGCCCTGGGTGCCCTGGGCTTTAGAG GCGGCGTGGGCTGCGCACAAGGGAAGTACTGTGGGAGGAAGCGGAAGTAA